From a single Vitis vinifera cultivar Pinot Noir 40024 chromosome 18, ASM3070453v1 genomic region:
- the LOC132253155 gene encoding uncharacterized protein LOC132253155: MADFVLEYSRRPSQHHESNKQEWWTLRVDGASHSSGSGVGLLLQSPIGEHLEQAIWLGFSASNNEAEYEAILSELDLALTLSVSKLRIYSDSQLVVRHVQKEYEAKNARMARYLAKVRNTLQQFTEWTIEKIKRTDNRRVDALAGIAASFPIKEAILLPIHVQTNPSVVEVSTCNTIEANQADDQEWTYNIAEYLRTGTLPGDPKQAHKIRLSYTREYAGIIQEDDL, translated from the exons atggctgacttcgtgctagaatattCCCGAAGACCCAGCCAACACCACGAATCAAATAAACAAGAATGGTGGACTTtgcgagttgacggagcctcacactcatcaggctctggagttgggctccTACTACAGTCCCCAATTGGGGAAcatttggagcaagccatctGGCTGGGATTCTctgcctctaacaatgaagcagaatatgaggcCATCTTGTCCGAATTGGACCTCGCCCTtactctatccgtctccaaactccggataTACAGCGACTCACAACTCGTGGTAAGGCATGTCCAGAAGGAGTATGAGGCTAAAAacgcacgcatggcgcgatacttagcTAAAGTAAGGAACACTTTGCAGCAATTCACCGAATGgacaatagaaaaaattaagcgAACTGACAATAGGCGCGTTGACGCCTTGGCCGGTATAGCTGCTTCCTTCCCCATCAAAGAAGCTATTCTATTAcctatacatgtgcaaaccAATCCCTCTGTCGTAGAGGTTTCCACCtgcaacaccattgaggcaaaCCAAGCGGACGATCAAGAATGGACGTACAACattgcagaatatctccggacaggCACTCTACCCGGGGATCCCAAACAGGCacacaaaatccgg ctgagttACACGAGGGAGTATGCGGGAATCATTCAGGAGGACGATCTCTAG